A single genomic interval of Antarcticibacterium arcticum harbors:
- a CDS encoding DUF5602 domain-containing protein, with protein sequence MKKKNFLRAPQTSFNLFPLLFIFLMLACEPEVVLQNDTTHADLSFTRSKDQTGKLTTYRGPAISFYKGVAQAMVTMTHEGEPHSIGFRFSERSLENLPMHMDELSLELPRQAKGLAFDHIDVGWMPTGHFPPGVFDIPHFDIHFYMVSKEEKMLINDAAKAEILPAAEFRPPFYIPTDGYELYMGKHWINLMSPEFQGSTFTHAFIYGSYDGEFMFYEPMITRDFLMEKVSGQYPITQPAAFQRTGYYYPTIYTINYDATKKEYTVLLEGMVLR encoded by the coding sequence ATGAAGAAGAAAAATTTCCTCAGAGCGCCCCAAACCTCCTTTAACCTATTCCCCCTGTTATTTATTTTTTTAATGCTGGCTTGTGAACCTGAAGTCGTTTTACAAAATGACACTACGCATGCAGATCTTTCCTTTACCAGGTCTAAGGACCAGACGGGGAAGCTAACCACTTACAGGGGTCCCGCCATTTCATTTTACAAAGGAGTTGCCCAGGCAATGGTAACCATGACTCATGAGGGTGAACCCCATTCCATTGGATTTAGATTTTCTGAACGGTCCCTGGAAAATTTGCCCATGCATATGGATGAGCTTAGCCTTGAACTTCCCAGACAGGCAAAAGGATTGGCATTTGATCACATAGATGTAGGTTGGATGCCTACAGGGCATTTCCCTCCCGGAGTTTTTGACATCCCTCATTTTGATATTCATTTTTACATGGTCTCAAAGGAAGAAAAGATGTTGATCAATGATGCTGCAAAAGCGGAAATTTTACCTGCCGCAGAATTCCGTCCTCCGTTTTATATTCCCACCGATGGTTATGAACTATATATGGGTAAACATTGGATCAATTTGATGTCCCCTGAATTTCAGGGCAGTACATTTACCCATGCTTTTATTTATGGTTCCTATGATGGAGAATTCATGTTTTATGAACCCATGATTACACGGGATTTTCTTATGGAAAAAGTTAGTGGTCAATATCCTATAACCCAGCCTGCTGCTTTCCAGCGTACCGGTTATTATTACCCAACTATTTACACAATAAATTACGACGCTACCAAAAAAGAATATACCGTTCTCCTTGAAGGCATGGTATTACGGTAA
- a CDS encoding DUF1028 domain-containing protein produces the protein MKKNIFFLFIIGMSLHTGLSQNPEIKGDAFAHTYSIVARDSITGEMAVGVQSHWFSVGSIVSWGRSGVGVVATQSFVNPAYGPHGLDLMEKGKSARIALDELVAKDEGKAFRQVAFLDKKGNAAAFTGEKCVESAMHHVGENFSVQANMMLNDDVIPAMKKAFHENSSLPLAERVVKVLLAAEAAGGDIRGKQSAALIVVGPEKVANSWEEKKIDLRVDDHTEPLVELERLLTVARAYEFMNRGDVAMEENNVDEALKQYGKAEELFPENLEMRFWKAIALANSGRMKEALPVFKAIFEQDDNWRTMTSRLPASGLLNVTEAELNQIIK, from the coding sequence ATGAAAAAAAACATCTTCTTCTTATTCATTATTGGTATGAGTTTACATACGGGCTTGTCCCAAAATCCCGAAATTAAGGGCGATGCCTTTGCCCATACTTATTCTATTGTGGCACGCGATTCCATTACCGGAGAGATGGCTGTTGGAGTTCAAAGCCATTGGTTTTCTGTAGGCTCCATTGTTTCCTGGGGACGTTCCGGTGTTGGAGTGGTCGCCACGCAATCCTTTGTTAATCCGGCTTACGGCCCTCACGGTCTTGATCTTATGGAAAAGGGGAAATCGGCAAGGATTGCACTGGACGAGCTTGTTGCAAAAGATGAAGGCAAGGCCTTCCGGCAGGTCGCATTTCTGGATAAAAAAGGCAATGCTGCCGCATTTACAGGTGAAAAGTGTGTTGAAAGTGCTATGCACCACGTGGGAGAAAATTTTTCGGTACAGGCAAATATGATGTTGAATGATGATGTGATCCCTGCGATGAAGAAAGCTTTCCACGAAAATTCCAGCCTGCCACTTGCAGAAAGGGTGGTAAAAGTCCTGCTGGCAGCTGAAGCTGCGGGAGGGGATATTAGGGGGAAACAATCGGCAGCACTCATTGTGGTTGGACCCGAAAAAGTGGCCAATTCCTGGGAAGAAAAAAAAATAGACCTTCGCGTTGATGATCATACTGAACCGCTTGTAGAACTGGAACGCCTCCTTACTGTTGCCCGCGCCTATGAATTTATGAACCGGGGAGATGTTGCGATGGAAGAAAATAATGTTGATGAAGCCTTGAAACAATACGGCAAAGCAGAAGAATTATTTCCTGAAAATCTGGAGATGCGGTTCTGGAAAGCAATAGCACTGGCCAACAGCGGACGTATGAAAGAAGCACTACCCGTTTTCAAAGCAATTTTTGAGCAGGATGATAACTGGCGCACTATGACCTCCCGGTTACCTGCTTCAGGATTGTTAAATGTGACCGAAGCAGAATTAAATCAAATTATTAAATGA
- a CDS encoding M20/M25/M40 family metallo-hydrolase: MKKTLLLFTAFLVSVFPVAAQDTDQIVDNIIKEATENSQLEKLGHQLLDVIGPRLVGTPEMKQAHNWAVNTYKSWGIEAENEQYGEWKGWQRGITHIDMIHPRVRSLSGMQLAWSPGTGKKPVEAEVVLLPEAKDSAAFAKLLPQVKGKLVMISMPQMTGRPDYNWEEFATEASFEKMKSERESQQEAWRSKMNNTGYNGRSLPEALEKAGAVGLITLNWSRGFGANKIFSASTKKIPTVDLSLEDYGMVYRLAESGNKPKLRIVAESKELGAVPTFNTIATIKGTEKPEEYIILSAHFDSWDGATGATDNGTGTLVMMEAMRILKKMYPNPKRTIIAGHWGSEEQGLNGSRAYVKDHPEVVENLQALFNQDNGTGRVVNLSGGGFLHAYDYLGRWMEAVPNEYKNEIEYNFPGTPAGGGSDYASFVAAGAPAFSLSSLSWSYWNYTWHTNLDTYDKIVFDDVRNNAILTAILAYKASEDPVKTSRERATLPKNPRTGEQMTWPEPRDATRRGGLD; encoded by the coding sequence ATGAAAAAAACTTTATTGCTCTTTACAGCATTCCTGGTTTCCGTTTTCCCGGTTGCTGCCCAGGACACCGATCAAATTGTGGACAATATAATTAAAGAAGCCACAGAAAATTCACAACTGGAAAAACTAGGTCACCAGTTACTGGATGTTATAGGCCCCCGACTGGTGGGAACACCCGAAATGAAACAAGCCCATAACTGGGCAGTGAATACCTACAAAAGCTGGGGAATTGAAGCTGAAAATGAACAATATGGAGAATGGAAAGGCTGGCAGCGAGGGATCACTCATATTGATATGATTCATCCAAGAGTTCGCTCTTTAAGCGGAATGCAACTTGCCTGGAGCCCGGGAACCGGTAAAAAACCTGTGGAAGCTGAGGTGGTTTTGCTGCCGGAAGCAAAGGATTCTGCCGCTTTTGCAAAATTATTACCCCAGGTAAAAGGAAAACTGGTTATGATCTCAATGCCTCAAATGACAGGGCGACCAGACTATAACTGGGAAGAATTTGCTACCGAAGCTTCCTTTGAAAAAATGAAAAGCGAAAGGGAAAGCCAGCAGGAAGCCTGGAGAAGCAAAATGAATAATACCGGTTATAATGGAAGATCTCTTCCGGAAGCTCTTGAAAAGGCCGGAGCTGTGGGGTTAATTACCTTAAACTGGTCACGTGGATTTGGTGCCAACAAGATTTTCTCTGCATCTACAAAAAAAATCCCCACTGTAGATCTATCTCTCGAAGATTACGGGATGGTATATAGATTGGCCGAATCTGGAAACAAACCTAAACTTAGAATTGTTGCTGAATCAAAAGAATTAGGCGCTGTCCCTACATTCAATACTATTGCTACAATAAAGGGTACAGAAAAGCCTGAGGAGTATATAATCCTTTCTGCCCATTTTGACTCATGGGATGGAGCAACAGGGGCTACAGATAATGGTACCGGTACTCTTGTTATGATGGAAGCAATGAGAATTCTTAAGAAAATGTACCCAAACCCAAAACGCACCATAATTGCAGGTCATTGGGGAAGTGAAGAGCAGGGATTAAATGGTTCCCGTGCGTATGTGAAAGATCATCCGGAGGTTGTGGAGAATCTACAGGCCTTATTCAACCAGGACAATGGTACCGGAAGAGTTGTAAATCTTTCAGGAGGTGGTTTCCTTCATGCATATGATTATTTAGGACGCTGGATGGAAGCGGTACCCAATGAATACAAAAATGAAATTGAATATAACTTTCCGGGAACACCTGCGGGTGGAGGGTCAGATTATGCATCTTTTGTGGCTGCAGGAGCCCCTGCTTTCAGTTTAAGTTCTTTAAGCTGGTCATACTGGAATTACACCTGGCACACCAACCTTGATACGTATGATAAGATCGTATTTGATGATGTGAGGAACAATGCAATTCTTACAGCCATACTTGCTTATAAAGCAAGTGAAGACCCTGTAAAAACATCCCGTGAACGGGCAACGCTTCCCAAAAATCCAAGAACAGGAGAACAAATGACCTGGCCGGAGCCGCGCGATGCTACCCGAAGAGGTGGTCTTGATTAG